Within Lolium rigidum isolate FL_2022 chromosome 5, APGP_CSIRO_Lrig_0.1, whole genome shotgun sequence, the genomic segment aggtttggagcccattgcggtacctcaagcggtaccgcgagcggtagtaccgccttgtgtccacgtggacaagttctgtggggatttcgaatccagagcggtagtaccgcttaccaaagcggtagtactgcttaggcagaaactgcacataacggttggatttgaggagacctataaataggccccttcttccccaactcgttttagctcttctctctctctcctccattgttgctgagctcaaactaagtggatctccctacctacccaatcaatcttgctcatactttgaggagtggtggaggagaccccgatctatcgttccaccgagagaaatttcactaattcgtggtagtccttagtggatattggtggtagggttcctatggtgggatcttggaagaagtgcacctatggaggctagcttggtgttgtgctagccccataggttgttgggagcctccttgtgttgtggagctcgccccaaccttgtgaaggaatcaccgcctcgaccggtgccatagtggagaagggggagcaccttcgtggagctctctcgaggaagaaggtgagaccttccttcgtggtgtggccgtctagcctcatgtgcacctcctcaacgcagacgtactccctttgtgggaggaactgcgggaaacaaacctcgcctcgtcttcgcgccctccggttgtgccgctccttactcttactatcttgcttggttcctattacttgttgcacttgtctaggatcatactagcATCACCTTGAGCACCAAAGATATCATCTTTACTTCCGTTgcgctaaaaattgaaaaaggctaaaacttggcgtagcgtccattcacccccctcttgttcgctacgatccattcactctcgatttaccgcaccaaaaataccacgcatgcatcaacgactgcatcattTATCGTAACGAGCACgcagacaagaccaaatgtccgttGTGTGACGTTGATcgatacaagaaagggaagaataaagctcctcggaaagttgtggggGTACTTCGCGCTCGCCCCCAGCTGCAACGATTCTTCGCAGactgcaaggaagcaaagcttatGCGTTGGCAtgctgaaagaaaggaggcagtgttaaATGATCCAGAGCAGTTTGAACACCCAGTGCTGACACAGCCTTCGGATCCAAGCTAGTAGAAAGCATTAGACATTGAATAcgaaagttttggggcagatctcaAGAACATCAGGTTAGGTGCAAGCACGGAGGATTCAATCCATTCGGCAACCAGAGAAACACACATAACACCTGGCCCATGTGTGTATAGTTGTACGACCTTCTCCACTAGTTGTGCatgaagatgaagtacatacagatgagtatgctaatttaaGAGTCAACAcatccaggaaacgatatcaacatgtatctccaactattaaaggaggagtttTACACGCTGTGGGTGGagcaaggggtagatacatgggacgccgtcacaGAAGAATATACCTTTGCATTACGGTGTAAATAAAATACTTCTCCAGTGCAAATACATTGTTTTAGATTTAGGTAAATGTTACCTAAGAACTATTAAATCAGCAACGAGTTATTTAGGTTAGAAGATTTTAGAAGTTTTCTTGACTCGGGAGAGTGGTGATTTGGCACATGGGAGAATATGATCACTATTTTAAAATTTTACCTAAGATCTATTAAATCTGCAACGAGTTATTTAGGTCAGATGATTTTAAAAGTTTTATGGACTCTCGAGTTATTTAGGTTAGATGATTTTAAAAGTTTTATGGACCCTCGAGTTATTTAGGTCAGATGATTTTAAAAGTTTTCTATGGTGGTGTTTTTGCACCTGAGagcatatgctctctttattttgaaatgtatgttacacatattttaaaaaatttaaaaaattaaaacaaaaaattcaTAAGTACATCTTTATGTGTTACACGCTCAcgtagtcgtttcatgaaaaaaaaCAACTTGttgtgtggcgtgtgtaaaaagacaaaattcaatgctaaaatATGATTTTTCAGAAGATaatttttttacatagaccacaaaaaacatTGGTATCTCGCAAAATTTGACGAACGTACATATATTATGGGGATGTATATGTACAATTTTTTTCAAAGAATTTTAACATTTTTGAATATGATTATTTGGTAGAGAGAGCGTGTTTGTTCGACTCAGTTCTTCACGTGCCCAGCCGACTACTCGCACAAATTTCCCCACTCGAGATTCCGGTTCCGCATCGCGCGCGCGTTGGTCCTTAACTGACACCATAATATTAAGCCATATATCGGTCTACTTGTCATACGTGGAGTCCGTCGTCGTGTTTGTGTAGGTCTGCTAGTCCGGTATAGCACTCCTATTGTGCACTTTTTTTAGTTGTTCAGTCCGATACAAGTAATAATACAAGTCTGCCATTAGGTAAAATGACGTGTCATGCTAGTTTTCCACGAGTCCGTATCCGTCTAGAAGAGCTGGTTCGGTAGAAGTAGATTCGGAAGTACTAcagtgatatatatatatatcgatcgACAAGAGAAGTAAGAGGAAAACAGACGCGAGAGGTTCTCTTGGGAAAGAAAAAGATCGTCAAGCGGCCGGTTGCGTCCGTAATTAACCACGCGAGAGACAATGGAGGACGGCCGCCGCAGCAGCAAGAAAGCTCGGGGGATGGAAGCCACGCCGGCGGGCGAGATTGACGCCGTCCCGGACGAGATACTCGAGCTGGTATTCCTCCGCTCTCTGCCTCTCCAGCTCGTCCGCGCCGCGTGCACCTGCAAGCGCTGGCGACGCATCATCACGGCGGACGGCGGCCGCCTCATCCGCTCCCTCCACGGCACTCCGTCCACCCACATCGTCGGCCGCTACCTAGTTGACAACCGGCTGCTCTTCTCGCGGTCCCGACCGCCTGGCCGAAACCCTGTCTTTGTTACCTCGCCTTCCTCGCCATGGGCGGACATCCTCGCCGTACGGAACCCCGCCCTCGACTTCCTCCCTCGGCCGCCGTCGAGCGGTTTCTGCTGGGAGCTCGCCGACACGCGGGGCGGCCTGCTGCTCCTCGTACTCCTCAACGAGAAAAGGGACCCGGCGACGGTATCACGCATCCTCGTCTGCGATCCTATGACGCGAGCCTACAGGGAGGTCCCGCTCTCTACCTGGTTCCACCGATGCAGTTGCCTGGGCGCCTTCCTCCTCGACGGCGACGACCCAGCAGGGTGCATAAGCTTGTCAAACTTCAGGGTGACATCCGTGCTCTATCGAATTAAAGACGCCATCCAACGGGCCAGCACGTACACCACCGCGGTCGCAGGAGGAGGTCGGGACACCATCGCAAGGGCCTGCACGTTCTCgtccgccggcggcggccgctggACATCTTCCTACGCGCAATGCACAACCGGAAATGACTACAGGGGATGGGATTGCCACGTCTCCTTTGCAGGGTTTGGCGGTGGCGGATCCGTCGCTTACTGG encodes:
- the LOC124655710 gene encoding uncharacterized protein LOC124655710, whose translation is MEDGRRSSKKARGMEATPAGEIDAVPDEILELVFLRSLPLQLVRAACTCKRWRRIITADGGRLIRSLHGTPSTHIVGRYLVDNRLLFSRSRPPGRNPVFVTSPSSPWADILAVRNPALDFLPRPPSSGFCWELADTRGGLLLLVLLNEKRDPATVSRILVCDPMTRAYREVPLSTWFHRCSCLGAFLLDGDDPAGCISLSNFRVTSVLYRIKDAIQRASTYTTAVAGGGRDTIARACTFSSAGGGRWTSSYAQCTTGNDYRGWDCHVSFAGFGGGGSVAYWRAGNHGALCLDKDAVELYALPDMPQDELHAPEHAYQLSWPPTIQAALP